gatcccTTAACATTatccaataaaataataaaagactaAAAAAGTGTGTATCATTTCCCCTTATTAAACTCCCCGGTTGCCGCTACCGactttttataataattttgaaGATATGAAGGTTACTTGTGGAAAGCTGACCACGCACTCTCTATATCATTATCAAATGCAATGCAACAACTTTCACTCGCTACAATTAAAATTCAACAGTTTATCTTTCTGCTCACCACTCCTGGTTGTCTTCCTCTCCTCTTTTTCTCATCCATGGCAAGACTCTCCAAACCCAAACTTCTTGAGAAATGCCAAGTATCTCCCCCACCAAACTCATCAGCAGCTCCAAAACGCTCTCTCCCGCTAACCTTCCTTGACATACCATGGCTCTTCTTCTCTCCAAGCCTACCTCTTTTCTTCTATGACTTCCCATTTCACTTCCACCACCCTCCCAAACCTCAagcactctctctccctcgctCTCCAACAATTTTACCCTTTCGCCGGAACCCTACTGGCCCGGCCTCATCCCGAAAAGCCCGAGCTTCTCTACACGCAAGGCGACTCGGTGTCATTGACTGTCGTGGAGTCGGACGGGGACTTTGAGTATCTCTCGAGCAATTCCCAAAGAGGTGCGGTAGAGTTTCACACACTTGTGCCGGAGCTAGCGTCGACAGGTAGTATAGCACATTGTAGTAATGAGGCACAAGCAGCAGATATTTCTTTGTTAAGTGTTCAAATTACAGTGTTCCCAAATTGTGGGATTTGCATTGGGATTGCTTACCACCACGTTGTTGGTGATGAGAGGACCTTTAACAATTTCATCAAGGCTTGGGCCTCATTTTCTCGTCTCGGAGACTCGTCAAACATAGCCGTACAATCAGCGCCCTACTATGATCGTACGGCTATTGTCGATGCACTTGGTCTCGAGGATATCTTCTTGAAGGAGTGGTGGAAGCGAATTTCTTCACAAGGAGTGGTTCTAGGTGCTAATAAGAATGCCATTGTTAATGGGCATTCGAAAAACATGATTAGGGCAACATTTTTGATTGACTTGGCCCAAATGGAGAGCATCAAGAATTGGATTATTGAGCTATGCAACAAGGGAAATGAGTCGCATCCGGTACATTTATCACCATATGTCCTAACGTGTGCATTTACATGGGTTTGTTTGCTTAAAACCCAAGAAAATGATAACAACTACAGCAAGTGTTGCGATGAAGATCCAAATTATTTTGGGTTTATTGCGGGCGGGATAACTCGTTTGGGTCATCCAGTACCAGCTACGTATGTCGGTAATTGTGTTGGATTTGGCCGGTCAGTGGCGTCAACGAAAGCGCTACTAGGGGCAAATGGAGTTGTTGTTGCGGCGAAGGCAATCGGAAACACTATTAAGAAGTTAGACAAGGCCATTTTGGGAGGGGCAGAGAAGTGGATTTCGGAGTGGGAGGAGATGTTCGGGTCGGAGCTCCACGTCATGGTTCTCGGGTCACCGAAGGTGGATCTGTATGAGATAGATTTTGGATGGGGCAGGCCTAGAAAGATAGAGGAGATTGGAATTGATGGTGTGACAGGCATTTCACTGAGTGAGAGTAGAGACGTGTCGGGTGGCATTGAGGTTGGCTTGGTCCTACCAAAGCCTCGAATGGATGCTTTCACAACTTTAATCATCGACGGACTCAATGCCATTTCATgacttgtgattatttttgttgttggttTCGTTTATTTTTTGTCATGAATTGTTCTAGTGGCCAAGTGAATATTTGTAATATTCACAAATTCTTATAAATAATATGTGAATGACCTATATGAATAGTCTCATTTGCCTATAAAATgaatgaggaggaggagagcaCTTACACAAAATCGGAAGGAAGAAAcaggaaggaagagagaaaggaaagagagaaaggaaagaaagaaaagagagagaaagaagagggaAAGAATAGGGAGAAAACAgtgagagttatctttgtattCTTATTATTCCAGATTATAAATGAAAGCACTACTGTTACTCataggacgtactccagtcataCTGATTGTAGATGAACCTCGTAAATATTGTGtcttgtttaatttatttcacTGCACACATACCGCCTGTTTTACAATatgttatcagcacgagaagctctcgCCTAAATGGAAAACGCTACACAAAATCGAGACCTGAAACAATGGCTCAAGATGACATCGTTCTTAGGGAAAAAGGATCCTCTTTGAATTCTCTTTTTTGGGGATTCGGGGGATCCATCAATTACggccgttcatcgtacatcatgcggtcagaaatcattttaaattttaaattgaatataaatagtatctaacgaaaattgaccgcacgatatacgatgaacggttgTGATTGATGGATCCccggatccccacaaagaggatctggaGATGATCCTTTTCTATTCTTAGGTatgttcatttttttcatctatTTTTCATCTCTCCCACTGCACCAGAAGCTCCTCATCGAATTCCGGTgagaattgaaatttacaatgatATGTAGTCGTCACGAGATAAGAAAACTTGTACCTAACAACTAGTTTCCAGAGATCCAGAAGAATCTCATCAAACTTGAAAACTTAGATCGCATTGTTTTCGACGGATCTTAGGGACTCCCATAAATATTCAGTTATCTGAGATGGTGATGGCAGTAGTATTTGTTGTTTTATTGGCCACAACAAAAGGAGCTGAAAGCTCCAAGGCTCGGAGGGAGAATGTAGGAGGAGAATACTTCGAGCACTGCACCATAAGTTGTAGACCCAAAAGTGCTTCATTGACGGATTATGGAGGAGTTGGCGATCCTTTACCTACTTAACTAAAGAAAAACTGTGAATTTTTGCACGGATCGGCTATTAATGCTGTCAGAGAATGAGCCTTGCCTCCGGAGTTCAAGTGAGAGAGAGCTGCTGAGcttgaaaaagaaaggaaaaaaaaaacacacacagcTTTTGGAATGGTGCGTTGGCATcatgtgaaaagaagaagaagaaaaaaacaagggTTTGGAATGGTGCATCGACATGGACCCGGCACCACCACTagggttcggttcggtttgaaacggtttggttttttgccaaaaccaaagtcgaaccgaaatttcggtttggtctaattttttttggttcggtttcagttttttttgggttttttcatgaatttttttctttttatcttgaGCTTGaagcacattttttttttccgcatTCGGCTGCAAATTTACCCTTTCTATCCACACTCCGCATAGCCAGAGCTCTCTCAAGCAGAGGTGAAGGTGGTCATTGCATACTTGTTGGCTATGTTGGGTGGCAAGACCACCAAAACTGGTGGAGGTGGTGCTGTTGCAGTTGCTGCAActggttgtggtggtggtgttgttgCTGCCCTTGCTACAACTGAGGCAAAGAAAGAGGAGAAGCAAGCAAATAATGATATCAggggagaaagaaaagaaaaggaaaaaaatgggtGAAActctcacaacacaaaaatcaaacaaatttgCAATACGAACCATAACAACAACCCATAAATTTACACCAAAATTTTAGATTCCCTCCATGGaatttactctaaaaaaaaaacataaatcgaCAAAATAAACAAGAGAGGTTGGAGATCTTACCCTGGAGTGAGAAGATTGAGAAACAGAGAGAAAAGAATGGAGAAATGGAGGCATGGACATGGAGGGAGAGAATCTGGAGGCGCAGGGGACGAGAGGGAGAAGAGgggaatgaaaaataaaaaaggttggCTGCTACCACTAgtggctagggttttgttgatttctAATTCCACAAAAGCCTATAGATTTCAatctttataaatattttagggCTCGTTGCCAAGTTGGTTTCAATGAAACCTTTCAACCTAAAAAGCATGGGTTCGAACCCTTGAGCCTCCAGGGTTTcagatatttttttaatttttatgatttttataattaaaatattttcggttcggttttttgggtttcagatatttttttaatttttatgatttttataattaaaatatttttggttcggttttttcggccTCGGTCTGGTTCGGTtctcggtttttttcggttttcgattttttgaacccacccccaACCACCaccatgtttaaaaaaaaagttttagatgtttttttaatttttatgatttttataattaaaatattttcggttcgattttttcggCCTCGGTCTGGTTCGGTTctcgatttttttcggttttcgggtttttgaacccacccccaACCACCaccatgtttaaaaaaaaaaggttttggaacatgtgaaaagaaaaagaaaatataaatatatatatgatgacTTTAAAATGGAAAGTAATGATGGCATcatgtcaaaaattaaaatataacaaATGGTAGTCGGTGCAAATGACATTGTGACTCCATATGTATTTCGTATTATTTTCAGTAATttgttatttatgtgaatggtcttggtttaaaatcattttacaagttctatttattttaaAGCACTTTATTTAc
This region of Malus domestica chromosome 07, GDT2T_hap1 genomic DNA includes:
- the LOC103409915 gene encoding anthocyanin 5-aromatic acyltransferase-like, with protein sequence MTSHFTSTTLPNLKHSLSLALQQFYPFAGTLLARPHPEKPELLYTQGDSVSLTVVESDGDFEYLSSNSQRGAVEFHTLVPELASTGSIAHCSNEAQAADISLLSVQITVFPNCGICIGIAYHHVVGDERTFNNFIKAWASFSRLGDSSNIAVQSAPYYDRTAIVDALGLEDIFLKEWWKRISSQGVVLGANKNAIVNGHSKNMIRATFLIDLAQMESIKNWIIELCNKGNESHPVHLSPYVLTCAFTWVCLLKTQENDNNYSKCCDEDPNYFGFIAGGITRLGHPVPATYVGNCVGFGRSVASTKALLGANGVVVAAKAIGNTIKKLDKAILGGAEKWISEWEEMFGSELHVMVLGSPKVDLYEIDFGWGRPRKIEEIGIDGVTGISLSESRDVSGGIEVGLVLPKPRMDAFTTLIIDGLNAIS